In one Corallococcus silvisoli genomic region, the following are encoded:
- a CDS encoding PorV/PorQ family protein, which produces MPLRAILAALSLTLSVLPVVARAAGEPADELRNIANARSLGMGSAFRATGLGADALLGNPAAMALFPAYRIEGTGAYDPRNKQGFLGVTLADSSSGRLALGVDYHWLSLGRGGTRTTANLSTLGAALPLGQSLLIGMSGHYLRLNGQSRFANSITLDAGVLMRLTEQLTLGVAGYNLIDTDNVELTRYFSAHAGYVGQATVVALDVRGDFESRDSAVLTYNAGVEYILNEVVPVRVGYTYDGFQKVSRVTAGLGFLSPGGGGVDLAYQHDLGGLNGRLLALTLRVSVN; this is translated from the coding sequence ATGCCGCTCCGTGCCATCCTTGCCGCCCTGTCGTTGACGCTGTCCGTGCTCCCCGTCGTCGCCCGGGCCGCTGGCGAACCCGCCGACGAGCTGCGCAACATCGCGAATGCACGGTCCCTGGGCATGGGCAGCGCCTTTCGGGCCACGGGCCTGGGTGCGGATGCACTCCTGGGTAATCCGGCGGCCATGGCGCTGTTTCCGGCCTACCGCATCGAGGGCACGGGGGCGTACGACCCGCGCAACAAGCAGGGCTTCCTGGGCGTCACCCTGGCGGACTCCAGCAGCGGCCGGCTGGCGTTGGGGGTGGACTACCACTGGCTGTCCCTGGGGCGCGGCGGGACGCGGACGACGGCGAACCTGAGCACGTTGGGCGCGGCGCTGCCGCTGGGACAGTCGCTGCTCATCGGCATGTCGGGGCACTACCTGCGGTTGAACGGTCAGTCGCGCTTCGCGAACTCCATCACGCTGGACGCGGGGGTGCTGATGCGGTTGACCGAACAGCTGACGCTGGGCGTGGCGGGGTACAACCTCATCGACACGGACAACGTGGAGCTGACGCGCTACTTCTCCGCGCACGCGGGCTACGTGGGGCAGGCCACGGTGGTGGCGCTGGACGTGCGAGGGGACTTCGAGTCGCGTGACTCGGCGGTGCTCACGTACAACGCGGGCGTCGAGTACATCCTGAACGAGGTCGTTCCGGTGCGGGTGGGCTACACGTACGACGGCTTCCAGAAGGTCTCGCGGGTGACCGCGGGCCTGGGCTTCCTGTCACCCGGCGGCGGCGGCGTGGACCTCGCGTACCAGCACGACCTGGGCGGGCTGAACGGGCGGCTGCTGGCGCTCACGCTGCGCGTCTCGGTGAACTGA
- the galU gene encoding UTP--glucose-1-phosphate uridylyltransferase GalU → MSSPDTKAAKLIRKCVIPAAGLGTRFLPATKAVPKEMLPIVDTPTLQYIVEEAVSAGIEDVVVINGRGKGAIEDHFDIGFELETTMRARGKTADADKLRAIANLVRIISIRQKEPLGLGHAVLCARSVIGDEPFGVLLGDDMIDAEEPGIGQLARVYQQHQKAVIALMEVPDSETHLYGIAAGRDLGNGVIQIDHVVEKPKKGTAPSNLAVIGRYVLPPSIFPILEKQTTGVGGEIQLTDGLATLQKTEGLLGYKFQGQRYDAGDKVGYLKANIAYALKRPDLRGGLLEYMREVVKTEKP, encoded by the coding sequence ATGTCCTCTCCTGACACGAAGGCAGCGAAGCTCATCCGCAAGTGCGTCATTCCCGCCGCCGGCCTGGGCACCCGTTTCCTCCCGGCCACCAAGGCCGTTCCCAAGGAAATGCTGCCCATCGTCGACACGCCCACCCTCCAGTACATCGTGGAGGAGGCCGTCAGCGCCGGCATCGAGGACGTCGTCGTCATCAACGGCCGCGGCAAGGGCGCCATCGAGGACCACTTCGACATCGGGTTCGAGCTGGAGACCACGATGCGCGCGCGCGGGAAGACGGCGGACGCGGACAAGCTGCGCGCCATCGCGAACCTGGTGCGCATCATCAGCATCCGCCAGAAGGAGCCGCTGGGCCTGGGCCACGCGGTGCTGTGCGCTCGGAGCGTCATCGGCGACGAGCCCTTCGGCGTCCTCCTGGGAGACGACATGATCGACGCGGAGGAGCCCGGCATCGGGCAGCTCGCGCGCGTCTACCAGCAGCACCAGAAGGCCGTCATCGCGCTGATGGAGGTCCCCGACAGCGAGACGCACCTGTACGGCATCGCCGCCGGCAGGGACCTGGGCAACGGCGTGATTCAAATCGACCACGTGGTGGAGAAGCCCAAGAAGGGCACCGCCCCGTCGAACCTGGCCGTCATCGGGCGGTATGTCCTGCCCCCGTCCATCTTCCCCATCCTGGAGAAGCAGACCACCGGCGTGGGCGGTGAAATCCAGCTCACCGACGGTCTGGCCACGCTCCAGAAGACCGAAGGTCTGCTGGGCTACAAGTTCCAGGGCCAGCGCTACGACGCCGGTGACAAGGTGGGTTACCTCAAGGCGAACATCGCCTATGCGCTCAAGCGCCCCGACCTGCGCGGAGGACTCCTGGAGTACATGCGCGAGGTCGTCAAGACGGAGAAGCCGTGA
- a CDS encoding glutathione S-transferase family protein, giving the protein MKLYGSPFSTCTRKVLVALGEKGHEVEFIHIDLMKGEQKTPAHLARQPFGVVPALETDDGFVMYESRAIIRFLDRTLPGPALTPADPKSYALMEQFMGVEQSYFSPPAMKIVMERFRGTNDEANIAKGREGVLKPLEVIDAVLAKQPFLAGKDFSLAEICWAPYVDYLFAMGEQGLIAPHKNVMAWWDRVSSRPSVKKAFGK; this is encoded by the coding sequence ATGAAGCTCTATGGCAGCCCGTTCAGCACCTGCACCCGCAAGGTCCTCGTGGCGCTGGGGGAGAAGGGCCACGAGGTCGAGTTCATCCACATCGACCTGATGAAGGGCGAGCAGAAGACGCCCGCGCACCTGGCGCGCCAGCCCTTCGGCGTGGTGCCCGCGCTGGAGACGGACGACGGCTTCGTGATGTACGAGTCGCGCGCCATCATCCGCTTCCTGGACCGCACCCTGCCGGGTCCGGCGCTGACGCCCGCGGACCCCAAGAGCTATGCGCTCATGGAGCAGTTCATGGGCGTGGAGCAGTCCTACTTCTCCCCCCCGGCGATGAAGATCGTCATGGAGCGCTTCCGGGGCACCAACGACGAGGCGAACATCGCCAAGGGCCGCGAAGGTGTGCTGAAGCCCCTGGAGGTCATCGACGCGGTGCTCGCGAAGCAGCCGTTCCTCGCGGGCAAGGACTTCTCGCTCGCGGAGATCTGTTGGGCGCCGTACGTGGACTACCTCTTCGCCATGGGCGAGCAGGGCCTCATCGCCCCGCACAAGAACGTGATGGCCTGGTGGGACCGCGTGTCCAGCCGGCCGTCGGTGAAGAAGGCCTTCGGCAAGTAG
- the priA gene encoding replication restart helicase PriA, producing MEQEHFALGGFTRTQGEVSSRGSIPLRTRRTEVGRELSQREHAATVRPVVSATPALLASVAVGRPVRGEFTYLVPEALAGQLAPGQRVLVPFGRGMALGFYLGPAQAPVEGGVRLKPIQRVLEDSPSLPKDLIALLRFAAEHYRYPLGEVIRGALPPGLSTAVDEKAAKADVQFFVEALVTEVPPLLARAPAQAAVLQYLLAVGGRAPLEEVTHAIPGARETLKKLATRKMVKWVEVTLEPGVREGLVQNRPDRLTPEQDTAVRELQAAVDVGGFQPYLLHGVTGSGKTEVYLRAVEHTLARGLGSLVLVPEIALTPQLVGRFRSRFGGDVAVLHSGLKDRERLFHWQALRKGTVKIAVGVRSAVFAPVEHLGLIVVDEEHDPSFKQDEKLRYQARDLAVVRGKQASAVVVLGSATPSLETLQNTRSGRYKLLELRNRVDDRPMPTINLVDLRVERPREGQVTEEAPILSPQMLQAMEETVAKGQQVILFLNRRGHSTILLCEVCGLSLKCHDCDVCLTHHRSQNRVVCHYCGVAFPVPDRCRECTGPLLKLGIGTERVEAEVLERMPHARVARLDRDSATSAERLTELLASFARREIDVLVGTQMVAKGHDFPGVTLVCVVMADTSLAIPDFRAAERTFHLLTQVAGRAGRGKDPGRVLVQTYNPDAEPVKRVLAHDFDGFSNQELEWRKALAYPPFARMAAVRLEGEHPEQTAGVARFLGNLVGRHMPPASAGVRLLGPALAPIARIRGKTRWQLLLKAPTHAALAPLLARLEAALADVPNGVKVVIDVDPGAML from the coding sequence ATGGAGCAGGAGCACTTCGCGCTGGGCGGTTTCACGCGGACGCAGGGAGAGGTTTCCTCTCGCGGTTCCATCCCCTTGCGGACGCGCCGTACGGAAGTGGGAAGGGAACTGTCGCAGCGGGAGCACGCCGCTACAGTGCGCCCCGTCGTGAGTGCCACCCCCGCCCTCCTTGCGTCCGTCGCCGTGGGCCGCCCCGTGCGCGGGGAGTTCACCTACCTGGTCCCAGAGGCGCTCGCGGGCCAGCTGGCCCCCGGCCAGCGCGTGCTCGTGCCCTTCGGCCGCGGCATGGCGCTGGGCTTCTACCTGGGGCCGGCCCAGGCGCCGGTGGAGGGCGGCGTGCGGCTCAAGCCCATCCAGCGCGTGCTGGAGGACTCGCCCTCGCTGCCCAAGGACCTCATCGCGCTGCTGCGCTTCGCCGCCGAGCACTACCGCTACCCGCTGGGGGAGGTCATCCGGGGCGCGCTGCCGCCGGGCCTCTCCACCGCGGTGGATGAGAAGGCGGCGAAGGCGGACGTGCAGTTCTTCGTCGAAGCGCTCGTCACGGAGGTGCCTCCGCTGCTCGCCCGGGCCCCGGCCCAGGCCGCCGTGCTCCAGTACCTCCTGGCGGTGGGAGGACGCGCGCCGCTGGAGGAGGTGACGCACGCCATCCCCGGCGCGCGCGAGACGCTCAAGAAGCTGGCGACGCGCAAGATGGTGAAGTGGGTGGAGGTGACGCTGGAGCCTGGCGTGCGCGAGGGGCTGGTGCAGAACCGCCCGGACCGGCTCACCCCGGAGCAGGACACGGCGGTGCGGGAGCTCCAGGCCGCCGTCGACGTGGGCGGCTTCCAGCCGTACCTCCTGCACGGCGTCACCGGCAGCGGCAAGACGGAGGTGTATCTGCGCGCGGTGGAGCACACGCTCGCGCGGGGCCTGGGCAGCCTGGTGCTGGTTCCTGAAATCGCGCTGACGCCGCAGCTCGTAGGGCGCTTCCGCAGCCGCTTCGGCGGGGACGTGGCGGTGCTGCACTCGGGGCTGAAGGACCGGGAGCGGCTGTTCCACTGGCAGGCGCTGCGCAAGGGCACGGTGAAGATCGCCGTGGGCGTCCGCTCGGCCGTGTTCGCGCCGGTGGAGCACCTGGGACTCATCGTCGTGGACGAGGAGCACGACCCGTCCTTCAAGCAGGATGAGAAGCTGCGCTACCAGGCGCGCGACCTCGCCGTGGTGCGCGGCAAGCAGGCCTCGGCGGTGGTGGTGCTGGGCTCGGCCACGCCCTCGCTGGAGACGCTCCAGAACACCCGCTCCGGGCGCTACAAGCTGCTGGAGCTGCGAAACCGGGTGGATGACCGGCCCATGCCCACCATCAACCTGGTCGACCTGCGCGTGGAGCGTCCGCGCGAGGGCCAGGTGACGGAAGAGGCGCCCATCCTGAGCCCGCAGATGCTCCAGGCCATGGAGGAGACGGTGGCCAAGGGGCAGCAGGTCATCCTGTTCCTCAACCGCCGGGGCCACAGCACCATCCTGCTGTGCGAGGTGTGCGGCCTGTCGCTCAAGTGCCACGACTGTGACGTGTGCTTGACGCACCACCGCTCGCAGAACCGGGTGGTGTGCCACTACTGCGGCGTCGCGTTCCCCGTGCCGGACCGCTGCCGCGAGTGCACGGGTCCGTTGCTCAAGCTGGGCATCGGCACCGAGCGCGTGGAGGCGGAGGTCCTGGAGCGGATGCCGCACGCACGCGTGGCGCGGCTGGACCGGGACTCGGCCACGAGCGCGGAGCGGCTGACGGAGCTCCTGGCGTCGTTCGCGCGCCGGGAAATCGACGTGCTGGTGGGCACGCAGATGGTCGCCAAGGGGCACGACTTCCCGGGCGTGACGCTGGTGTGCGTCGTGATGGCGGACACGTCGCTGGCGATTCCCGATTTCCGAGCCGCTGAGCGGACCTTCCATTTGTTGACCCAGGTGGCGGGGCGGGCGGGGCGGGGGAAGGACCCGGGGCGGGTGTTGGTGCAGACCTACAATCCAGACGCGGAGCCGGTGAAGCGGGTGCTGGCGCACGACTTCGACGGGTTCTCGAATCAGGAGCTGGAGTGGCGCAAGGCGTTGGCCTATCCGCCCTTCGCGAGGATGGCGGCCGTCCGGCTGGAGGGGGAGCACCCCGAGCAGACCGCGGGCGTGGCGCGCTTCCTGGGCAACCTGGTGGGGCGGCACATGCCGCCGGCCTCGGCGGGGGTGCGGTTGCTGGGGCCGGCCCTGGCGCCCATCGCCCGCATCCGGGGGAAGACGCGCTGGCAGCTGCTCCTGAAGGCGCCGACGCATGCGGCGCTCGCCCCATTGCTCGCCCGGCTGGAGGCGGCGTTGGCGGATGTGCCCAACGGGGTGAAGGTCGTGATCGACGTGGATCCCGGGGCCATGCTGTAG